Proteins encoded by one window of Cloeon dipterum chromosome 4, ieCloDipt1.1, whole genome shotgun sequence:
- the LOC135943970 gene encoding uncharacterized protein LOC135943970 produces the protein MSKRQNKSTLDESQTSPRSGNNKENKKSRPKKPKDADNLEALRAFMSRNGKLYSVSRLFHVDFSEVSIKRYKKIIRERVKGVLISKTGTDYKVEATFEVQPELGETSHDHSSVFIQVSVIPPSQDEDGDDEYLAENAKTMYSGYLTCRGRDKAYASVSQLPLLLAFARTVTLSACINSTLQVLFDCIIRPLELSTQEMELLFTQCLAATTRDDSKIALGLNFPCFKKDDVIELALSSENFPHLKKLVKTRQQSSDMAVSKKLFDKLYQSLNTNLSMDLQSCTLIKFQLSNIVLHNSGKFLVSSTAVMATFLKSLCHICLQKEIRLLRDITDIVIGED, from the exons ATGAGCAAACGACAAAACAAGTCAACATTGGACGAGAGCCAGACGTCCCCTCGCAGTGGAAACAATAAAGAGAACAAGAAAAGCCGTCCCAAGAAACCAAAAGATGCTGATAATTTGGAAGCGCTTCGAg CATTCATGTCCCGGAACGGCAAACTCTACTCCGTCTCCCGACTGTTTCACGTGGATTTTAGCGAGGTGTCCATCAAGAGGTACAAGAAGATCATCAGGGAGCGAGTCAAGGGCGTGCTGATCTCCAAAACGGGCACCGACTACAAAGTGGAAGCGACCTTCGAGGTGCAACCAGAGCTTGGAGAGACGAGTCACGACCACAGTTCGGTATTCATCCAGGTGTCTGTGATTCCTCCAAGCCAAGACGAGGACGGCGATGATGAATACCTCGCGGAAAATGCCAAAACCATGTACTCGGGCTATCTGACCTGCAGAGGCCGCGACAAGGCATACGCCTCGGTCTCGCAGCTGCCTCTTCTTCTCGCTTTTGCACGAACGGTGACCCTATCCGCTTGCATCAATTCAACACTGCAG GTTCTGTTTGACTGCATTATCCGGCCCTTGGAGCTGTCCACCCAGGAGATGGAACTGCTCTTTACGCAATGCTTAGCCGCCACCACCAGAGATGATTCTAAAATCGCTCTCGGCCTCAATTTCCCGTGTTTCAAGAAGGACGATGTGATTGAGCTTGCACTGAGTTCAGAAAACTTTCCGCatctgaaaaaatt AGTGAAAACTAGGCAGCAATCTAGCGACATGGCAGTTTCAAAAAAGCTGTTTGACAAGCTCTACCAGTCGCTGAACACGAACCTCAGCATGGATTTGCAGTCCTGTACCCTAATCAAGTTCCAGCTGAGTAACATTGTATTGCACAACTCAGGCAAG TTTCTTGTTTCGTCGACTGCTGTTATGGCaacgtttttaaaaagtctttGCCACATATGTCTGCAAAAGGAAATCCGACTGTTGCGTGACATTACCGACATTGTTATTGGTGAGGACTGA
- the LOC135944106 gene encoding uncharacterized protein LOC135944106: MRRYWIFLSFLLSNLWYEFAKSNQLAAEEIEFENLVKDGTSLLGHEGRRDELVMLVGVSGNGKSTLSLLLTSSPTLSVELGQGRRCIYKDKNDKIGIQTQTSKTLIPNFISDEESGQILVDNPGFSDTRKNPAFDIAASFFMKTVFDSVKKVKIVIVEDKNSVTFYKSRDAFLKTLSHLARLIPNASALKGSIGLVVTKVDSTDSDEDIISGVTEFLNDTLVGHLLPEREKLGDEASLAEIGKLLDSEIEIINVLLQSENITGIFRTPCKINGTCQSCSDDESLRKLVFEQLQFTVIEDKKNPFHLTVSDTSVLFIANKLLPQTELKFSKLLDTIVSGEFKLLDKNLKSEGLVLKQKLSLIEAEISEMEQFSAALMIPGGVKDFVKRNKRMKIIYNTLLNELSVESYKIWFFCKSLFKEVSSVIDTIKENQTAKILTHCDHSLAEFRALEQIDTFICNISEYQQTSDFKRVVKYINNLPVFLSRMISLGLKETKDINVIRNVTKPSIPFLEQLKKLSCLSIADGAKFKIYKDSGIYSGHFFKLSEMISSAGSVDNSNIYVLASRKVFIDSDWEIRNIHMTIVSPTIEVIGTSSWRLKGADGPTHNDTAAKRAYSASQPGADGASGLPGYSSGSLKIYTHTVLNGKNLKINTQGGKGGKGQDGGRGHDGERAYLREDIEKIIECIYYIKGNSCDTTSKKLSVTVVDYISNTHGIVDAYSRSSIKPTGGGQGGDAGPGGLPGEIFVSKVTGDDFAIKAENGPVGEVGQGGHGGLNCYLRRDTVKCNLYGGSWTVDSCYKKDTECEHFAIAANGCPGSLSPKKSAENKNYFYKEASFEDQIWILLDFAFDKIENSRYKEQESTLISFIKVILRGLVSNNKSVIEFFYRLLNRIALKNIPQEQIFYVLQLVLSEFRYYKNYMFKTEFHGDVVALEALILSNLDLAQTSKNSRLILNAQLHLNTFKNDAERLSSAWRDQFKSAAINTHKKNLQSEIETSKKFTAQTVQENIEKAEQYLQDQFDSLQQKIKTEEEKAMRDIKELRNMKDRVSGNIVKRIIFSVVNFAAGLVSIVNPAVGSLIQAGSNVGEKFTVSEYNNQVGTTPVLGAVRNVRNVISKFHRDRARNRVSRSQHLIGVGQEVLRDKELVKLLKKSTVEKLENAMIKSESAVDSALFVNEKLKDALGTCYTELKKVTNAESSVHLKRSLKLFNIASHVSALSFGVLSDVQKIQGDNDLLGKLDAKIADSSLLMSQLDEYNTNLHTFFMPYINDMQEAFQKFTSSVEGMAQHMLFFRRIDLKKMTRQFVSLIRKFTDGFAEEQQELISVVEDLEMLATEAMNSQAHVNELEYKFQLASLVGTLDSNYQECGRGRKFCEQRKAAWIEVQKNTLLQRYVVLERAFQQAIFPFKSQRQFVGMPPTNSDEKTMIQVLRERVDTMIADLVERNSTIDLKSDKYVRTAVFTSQFSSSTPFYSWHQADHAEQIGRFLRGERVNFVADVRHTNAYNAAKFFKIGLNITVPGVPLHSLLSYLELEMVHGGDNHFRCGNRFYAIAAEPLTFSQTFERGEFGQPVSQNAVSSKFAQTEIPFSPYSLWTMQIKSGRNPDSRSKLREIAKYANKASLELHGSGSYVEEGAPICDEDLPKYFDLFI, encoded by the exons ATGAGACGATACTGGATATTCCTATCGTTCCTGCTCTCAAACCTGTGGTACGAGTTTGCAAAGAGCAATCAACTAGCCGCCGAGGAAATTGAATTCGAAAACCTTGTAAAG GATGGAACATCACTGCTAGGTCATGAAGGTCGTCGCGATGAACTAGTGATGCTCGTTGGAGTGTCCGGCAATGGAAAAAGCACTTTGAGTCTACTCTTGACCAGTTCACCTACGCTTTCAGTGGAATTAGGTCAAGGACGTAGATGCATCTACAAAGATAAGAACGACAAGATAGGCATTCAAACACAAACTTCAAAAAcgttaattccaaattttatttccgatGAAGAAAGTGGTCAAATTTTAGTTGATAATCCAGGATTTTCGGACACCCGTAAAAACCCAGCTTTTGATATCGCTGCctcatttttcatgaaaaccgTCTTTGATTCTGTCAAGAAGGTGAAGATAGTCATTGTTGAGGACAAAAACAGTGTTACCTTCTATAAAAGCCGAGACGCGTTTCTCAAAACGCTGTCTCACCTTGCAAGGCTTATTCCAAACGCATCAGCCCTCAAAGGCTCAATTGGATTGGTCGTAACCAAAGTGGACTCAACGGATTCTGACGAAGACATAATTAGTGGGGtcacagaatttttaaatgatactCTTGTAGGCCATTTACTcccagagagagaaaagctcGGCGATGAAGCGAGTCTTGCTGAAATAGGAAAATTGCTCGACAGTGAAATCGAAATTATAAACGTTCTACTGCAATCAGAAAATATCACTGGAATATTCAGAACTCCGTGTAAAATAAATGGCACGTGCCAAAGCTGTTCTGATGATGAAAGCCTGCGTAAATTAGTATTTGAACAACTTCAATTCACTGTCATcgaagacaaaaaaaatccatttcacTTGACAGTTTCTGACACATCCGTTCTATTCATCGCAAACAAGCTCCTCCCGCAAACAGAGttaaaattctctaaattGCTTGATACAATTGTGTCCGgtgaattcaaattattggATAAAAACCTGAAGAGCGAGGGACTGgtactgaaacaaaaattgagccTGATAGAAGCTGAAATCTCGGAAATGGAGCAGTTTTCCGCCGCGTTGATGATTCCAGGTGGGGTCAAAGATtttgtcaaaagaaataagaggatgaaaattatatacaaTACTTTATTGAATGAGCTCTCAGTTGAGTCctataaaatttggtttttctgTAAGAGTCTTTTTAAAGAAGTAAGCTCGGTGATAGATACAATCAAAGAGAatcaaacagcaaaaattctaACACACTGTGATCATTCATTAGCTGAATTCAGAGCACTCGAGCAGATAGACACATTTATTTGTAACATAAGCGAATATCAGCAAACATCGGATTTCAAAAGAGTAGTTAAATATATTAACAACCTCCCTGTGTTCCTTTCCAGAATGATTTCTCTTGGATTGAAAGAAACTAAGGATATAAATGTGATCAGAAATGTCACGAAACCAAGCATTCCTTTTCTTGAGCaactcaaaaaattaagttgtttGTCAATCGCTGATGGTGCTAAATTTAAGATATACAAAGATTCTGGAATATATTCAGGtcacttttttaaacttaGTGAAATGATATCATCAGCAGGATCAGTAGATAATTCAAATATCTACGTGCTCGCATCTAGAAAAGTGTTTATTGATTCTGACTGGGAAATCAGGAATATTCATATGACGATCGTATCACCGACGATTGAAGTAATAGGAACAAGCTCATGGAGACTGAAAGGAGCCGATGGGCCAACGCATAACGATACGGCCGCCAAAAGAGCATACAGCGCTAGTCAGCCCGGAGCTGATGGAGCTTCAGGGCTTCCTGGTTATAGTTCAGGTTCCTTGAAAATTTACACCCATACAGTACTGAacggcaaaaatttaaaaataaatacgcaaGGTGGGAAAGGGGGAAAGGGTCAAGATGGTGGGCGAGGACACGATGGTGAAAGAGCTTATTTGAGAGAAGACATTGAAAAAATCATCGAATGCATTTACTACATAAAAGGTAACAGCTGTGACACGACttcgaaaaaattatcagtaaCTGTTGTTGATTACATTTCGAATACTCACGGTATAGTTGATGCCTATTCGAGATCGTCGATTAAACCAACAGGGGGTGGCCAGGGCGGGGACGCAGGACCTGGAGGACTCCCAGGTGAAATTTTCGTTTCCAAAGTCACGGGCGACGACTTTGCAATTAAAGCGGAAAACGGTCCGGTCGGAGAAGTAGGCCAAGGAGGCCATGGTGGACTAAATTGCTACTTGCGCAGAGATACAGTTAAATGCAATCTTTACGGGGGTAGTTGGACTGTTGATTCATGCTATAAAAAGGATACAGAGTGCGAGCATTTCGCAATTGCCGCCAACGGTTGCCCTGGAAGTCTTTCCCCCAAAAAGAGTgcagagaataaaaattatttttacaaagagGCAAGCTTTGAAGATCAAATATGGATATTATTAGATTTTGCCTttgataaaatagaaaattcaaGATACAAGGAGCAGGAATCAACACTAATAAGTTTCATTAAGGTAATTTTGAGAGGGCTTGTGTCTAACAACAAATCAGTAATAGAATTCTTTTACCGCCTTCTTAATCgtattgctttgaaaaatattccacaggaacaaattttttacgtGCTCCAATTAGTACTTTCTGAGTTCcgatattacaaaaattatatgttcAAAACTGAATTTCATGGTGACGTTGTTGCTTTGGAAGCGTTGATATTAAGTAATTTGGATTTAGCACAGACTTCCAAAAACAGTCGGCTCATTCTCAATGCCCAACTTCATTtgaacacatttaaaaatgatgcaGAAAGGCTTTCCTCTGCATGGCGAGATCAGTTCAAAAGTGCTGCAATCAATACTCACAAAAAAAACCTTCAAAGCGAAATTGAAACATCCAAAAAGTTCACTGCTCAGACTGTACAGGAAAACATTGAAAAGGCAGAGCAATACTTGCAAGATCAGTTTGACAGtctgcagcaaaaaattaaaacagaagaAGAGAAAGCTATGAGGGATATCAAAGAACTGCGTAATATGAAAGATAGGGTGTCTGGAAATATAGTCAAACGAATCATATTTAGCGTCGTTAACTTTGCAGCTGGATTAGTATCTATTGTGAATCCTGCAGTAGGCAGCTTGATACAAGCGGGTTCGAACGTTGGcgaaaaatttacagtgtCTGAGTATAATAATCAGGTTGGGACAACGCCAGTACTTGGTGCTGTCAGAAATGTGCGAAACGTCATTTCGAAATTCCACCGAGATAGAGCGAGAAATCGCGTGAGTAGATCCCAACACTTAATAGGCGTTGGTCAAGAAGTTTTGAGAGACAAAGAATTGGTGAAgttgctaaaaaaatcaaccgtggaaaaattggaaaacgcGATGATCAAATCTGAAAGTGCAGTGGACTCTGCTCTCTTTGtgaacgaaaaattaaaagatgctCTCGGCACGTGCTATACGGAATTGAAAAAAGTCACTAATGCGGAGAGTAGCGTTCATTTGAAAAGGtcattgaaactttttaatatagCATCACATGTGTCAGCTCTTTCCTTCGGCGTATTATCTGACgtgcaaaaaattcaaggCGACAATGATTTATTAGGCAAATTAGACGCTAAAATTGCAGATAGCAGCCTTTTAATGTCACAATTGGACGAATATAACACGAATTTGCACACGTTTTTCATGCCGTACATAAATGACATGCAAGAGGCTTTCCAAAAGTTCACAAGCAGCGTAGAAGGGATGGCGCAACACATGCTTTTCTTCAGGAGAATTGATCTGAAGAAAATGACTAGACAGTTTGTGTCCCTTATTAGAAAATTCACTGACGGATTCGCAGAAGAGCAACAAGAGCTGATAAGTGTCGTCGAAGACCTGGAGATGCTCGCTACAGAGGCCATGAACTCCCAGGCGCACGTCAACGAACTCGAGTATAAGTTCCAGTTGGCCTCACTCGTTGGCACATTGGACAGCAATTACCAAGAGTGCGGTCGTGGGCGCAAATTCTGTGAACAGCGGAAAGCAGCCTGGATAGAAGTGCAGAAAAACACTCTGCTGCAGCGGTACGTGGTCCTCGAGCGTGCGTTTCAACAGGCCATTTTCCCATTTAAGAGTCAACGTCAATTCGTGGGCATGCCACCGACAAACTCTGACGAAAAGACCATGATCCAGGTGCTCCGAGAACGCGTCGACACCATGATCGCCGACTTGGTGGAGCGCAACAGCACCATCGACCTGAAGAGCGATAAGTACGTCCGCACGGCTGTGTTCACTTCGCAATTCAGCTCGAGCACCCCGTTTTACTCGTGGCACCAAGCGGATCACGCTGAGCAGATCGGCAGATTCCTTCGCGGCGAGAGGGTCAATTTCGTGGCCGACGTGCGTCACACCAATGCGTACAACGCAGCCAAGTTCTTCAAAATCGGGCTTAACATCACTGTGCCAGGTGTGCCTCTGCATTCGTTGCTTTCCTACCTCGAGCTTGAGATGGTCCACGGCGGTGACAACCACTTCCGCTGCGGCAATCGCTTCTACGCCATCGCAGCCGAACCCCTCACCTTTTCCCAAACTTTCGAAAGAGGAGAATTCGGTCAGCCTGTGTCACAGAACGCAGTTTCCTCTAAATTCGCGCAAACAGAAATCCCGTTCAGTCCTTACTCCCTGTGGACCATGCAAATCAAGTCGGGACGGAACCCTGACTCCCGTTCAAAACTCAGAGAAATTGCCAAGTACGCAAACAAAGCAAGTCTAGAATTACACGGCAGTGGAAGTTATGTTGAAGAAGGGGCCCCAATTTGTGACGAGGACCTTCCCAAATACTTTGACCTATTTATTTAG
- the Tif-IA gene encoding RNA polymerase I-specific transcription initiation factor RRN3 — protein sequence MSILRLEGTPSRASLAGLTPRVHFALPSDIDSIVSNFLTGTDKTRYQELLVSLKSASNSDENIINLLESCYKNVNNLDQRVHSLVIAILNLNWNSSSDALASKFQQFLLELVATHTNFTSTVLESLLRKFYGFGDEPWPSTKPSVKEELHFSRLHETINQILKIIPMSADVLLQACDFCFPFMKRGSRVNQSYVYNLFKICTYRPEMRSKILSLIIKKVISIDVQIPRKLLEALEGDEEEMETDAKMDDTETVFTMDDVSRSAASRITSVVDTNMQQQLAQTLDLLMEQIFVFVKEFCSRDADENEIIHHQSIFKDFLEIFEHQLLNVHGSHHVQFCMFYLCTLRPILPELFLTALWSKVTRMGENAVVRQTAAHYIASVVSRGQFVSVNATRCILQQMSKWCHAYVEAQQDATICDVKMHGIFYSVCQGLFYIVAFRHADLMATEKGLKWVQSLGLAKLVTSRLNPLKPCLPAVAQNFATVTRTYQIAYCFTVLEKNSRSQLPTVSLSGQQTVTNLNCFFPFDPYLLNRSAVFINDQYREYEPLEQPGDERSDSENEETFGTPPKESLPKCMSPGSFTHLISPTKMSRSLDKFSYGSTPGFKAY from the exons ATGTCGATTTTGAGGCTGGAAGGCACGCCAAGTCGGGCCAGCCTGGCCGGATTGACTCCGCGAGTGCATTTTGCTCTGCCCAGTGACATCGACTCCATTGTCTCGAACTTTCTCACTGGCACAGACAAAACTCGCTACCAGGAACTGCTTGTGTCTCTCAAGTCCGCAAGCAATTCG gacGAGAATATAATAAACCTGCTGGAAAGCTGCTACAAAAATGTCAACAACTTGGATCAGCGTGTCCACTCCCTTGTAATCGCAATATTG aATCTTAACTGGAACAGCTCATCAGACGCTTTGGCCTCAAAATTCCAACAATTTCTCTTGGAATTGGTTGCGACACACACAAACTTCACGAGTACAGTGCTGGAGAGTTTGTTGCGAAAATTTTATG GATTTGGAGACGAGCCATGGCCAAGCACAAAACCTAGTGTGAAGGaagaattacatttttcaaggTTACACGAAACCATCAACCAAATTTTGAAGATAATACCAAT GTCTGCAGATGTACTGCTTCAAGCGTGTGACTTCTGTTTTCCATTCATGAAAAGAGGAAGCAGGGTAAATCAGAGTTACGTTTACAACCTGTTCAAGATCTGCACATACAGACCCGAAATGcggagtaaaattttatcactcattattaaaaa GGTGATATCCATAGATGTACAAATTCCGCGAAAACTCTTGGAGGCGCTCGAAGGTGACGAAGAAGAAATGGAGACTGACGCTAAAATGGACGACACGGAAACTGTTTTCACGATGGATGACGTGTCTCGGTCTGCCGCCTCAAGAATCACCAGCGTCGTGGACACAaacatgcagcagcagctggcaCAAACCCTGGACCTGCTGATGGAACAGATTTTTGTCTTCGTCAAAGAGTTCTGCTCGAGAGACGCAGACGAGAACGAGATCATCCACCACCAGAGCATTTTCAAGGACTTTCTTGAAATCTTTGAGCACCAACTGCTCAACGTCCACGGCAGCCACCACGTGCAGTTCTGCATGTTCTACCTGTGCACCCTCAGGCCCATACTTCCAGAACTTTTTCTGA ctgcACTATGGAGCAAAGTGACTCGGATGGGAGAGAACGCGGTGGTGAGACAAACAGCGGCGCACTACATCGCCAGCGTGGTGTCCCGGGGTCAATTTGTATCGGTGAACGCAACGCGGTGCATCTTGCAGCAGATGTCCAAATGGTGCCACGCGTATGTGGAAGCGCAGCAGGACGCCACGATCTGTGACGTCAAGATGCATGGAATCTTCTACTCGGTGTGCCAGGGCCTCTTCTACATTGTGGCCTTCCGCCACGCTGACCTGATGGCCACCGAGAAAGGCCTCAAGTGGGTCCAGAGCCTCGGTTTGGCCAAGCTGGTCACCTCTAGGCTCAACCCGTTGAAGCCCTGCCTACCTGCCGTCGCGCAGAACTTTGCCACTGTCACCAGGACCTATCAGATTGCTTACTGCTTTAcg GTTTTGGAGAAAAACTCGAGGAGCCAGCTTCCCACCGTGAGCCTGTCAGGACAGCAGACGGTCACCAACTTAAACTGCTTCTTCCCATTCGACCCATACCTGCTGAACAGGTCAGCAGTGTTCATAAATGATCAGTATAGAGAGTACGAACCACTCGAACAGCCTGGCGACGAGAGGTCCGATTCTGAGAACGAGGAAACGTTTGGTACTCCACCGAAAGAGTCACTGCCAAAATGCATGTCTCCTGGGAGCTTCACGCACCTCATTTCCCCCACCAAAATGTCGAGATCACTGGACAAGTTCAGTTATGGATCGACTCCAGGGTTCAAAGCCTACTGA